The following are encoded in a window of Pseudomonas sp. JQ170C genomic DNA:
- the mfd gene encoding transcription-repair coupling factor, producing MPVLRLPHLPATAGKQTWGNLPGAALSLAIAEAASAAKRFTLLLTADSQSADRLEQELRFFAPELPVLPFPDWETLPYDLFSPHQDIISQRISSLYRLPELDHGILVVPITTALHRLAPTRFLLGSSLVLDIGQKLDVEQMRLRLEASGYRCVDTVYEHGEFAVRGALIDLFPMGSKLPYRIDLFDDEIETLRTFDPETQRSIDKVDSVRLLPAREFPLQKDAVTQFKARFRERFDVDFRRSPIFQDLSSGITPAGIEYYLPLFFEETSTLFDYLPQDTQVFSLPGVEQAAEHFWSDVRNRYEERRIDPARPLLPPAELFLPVEDCFARLKNWPRVVVSQDDLDSGPGRERFPAQALPNLAIEAKANQPLAALSGFLDQFPGRVLFTAESAGRREVLLELLERLKLRPQTVDSWSAFVAGKARLAITIAPLDEGLLLDDPAIALVAESPLFGQRVMQRRRREKRSDGNNDAVIKNLTELREGAPVVHIDHGVGRYLGLATLEIDNQAAEFLTLAYAEGAKLYVPVANLHLIARYTGSDDALAPLHRLGSEAWQKAKRKAAEQVRDVAAELLDIYARRAARKGYAFADPSADYATFSAGFPFEETPDQQSAIEAVRDDMLAAKPMDRLVCGDVGFGKTEVAMRAAFIAVHGGRQVAILVPTTLLAQQHYNSFRDRFADWPVTVEVMSRFKSPKEVATAVADLAEGKIDIVIGTHKLLQDDVKIKDLGLVIIDEEHRFGVRQKEQLKALRSEVDILTLTATPIPRTLNMAVAGMRDLSIIATPPARRLSVRTFVMEQNKSTVKEALLRELLRGGQVYYLHNDVKSIEKCAADLAELVPEARIGIGHGQMRERELEQVMSDFYHKRFNVLIASTIIETGIDVPSANTIIIERADKFGLAQLHQLRGRVGRSHHQAYAYLLTPPRQQITPDAEKRLEAIANTQDLGAGFVLATNDLEIRGAGELLGEGQSGQIQAVGFTLYMEMLERAVKAIRKGTQPNLDQPLGGGPEINLRLPALIPEDYLPDVHARLILYKRIASAVDEDGLKDLQVEMIDRFGLLPEPTKNLVRLTLLKLQAEKLGIKKVDAGPNGGKIEFEAQTPVDPLVLIKLIQGQPKRYKFEGATQFKFMVPMERPEERFNNLEALFERLTPQSA from the coding sequence GTGCCTGTTCTGCGTCTACCGCACCTGCCGGCCACTGCCGGCAAACAAACCTGGGGCAACCTGCCGGGCGCCGCCCTGAGCCTGGCCATCGCCGAGGCAGCCAGCGCCGCCAAGCGCTTCACCCTGCTACTGACCGCCGACAGCCAGAGCGCTGACCGACTCGAGCAGGAGCTGCGTTTTTTCGCGCCCGAACTGCCCGTGCTGCCCTTCCCCGATTGGGAAACCCTGCCCTACGACCTGTTCTCGCCGCACCAGGACATCATCTCCCAGCGCATCTCCAGCCTGTACCGGCTGCCGGAGCTTGATCACGGCATACTCGTGGTGCCGATCACCACGGCCCTGCACCGCCTGGCGCCGACGCGTTTCCTGCTCGGCAGCAGCCTGGTGCTGGACATCGGCCAGAAGCTCGATGTCGAGCAGATGCGCCTGCGCCTGGAAGCCAGCGGCTACCGCTGCGTCGACACGGTCTACGAGCATGGCGAGTTCGCCGTCCGCGGCGCGCTGATCGACCTCTTCCCCATGGGCAGCAAACTGCCCTACCGGATCGACCTGTTCGACGACGAGATCGAAACCCTGCGCACCTTCGACCCGGAGACCCAGCGCTCGATCGACAAGGTCGACTCCGTACGCCTGCTGCCGGCCCGCGAGTTCCCGCTGCAAAAGGACGCCGTGACCCAGTTCAAGGCGCGCTTTCGCGAGCGCTTCGACGTCGACTTCCGCCGCAGCCCGATCTTCCAGGACCTCTCCAGCGGCATCACCCCGGCGGGTATCGAGTATTACCTGCCACTGTTCTTTGAAGAAACGTCAACCCTGTTCGACTACCTGCCCCAGGACACCCAGGTGTTCTCGCTGCCGGGCGTGGAACAGGCTGCCGAGCACTTCTGGAGCGATGTGCGCAATCGCTATGAAGAGCGCCGCATCGACCCGGCACGGCCGTTGCTGCCGCCAGCCGAACTGTTCCTGCCGGTGGAAGACTGCTTCGCCCGGCTGAAAAACTGGCCGCGGGTAGTGGTCAGCCAGGATGACTTGGACAGCGGCCCGGGCCGCGAACGCTTCCCCGCCCAGGCATTGCCGAACCTGGCCATCGAAGCCAAGGCCAACCAGCCTCTGGCAGCACTCTCGGGCTTCCTCGACCAGTTCCCTGGGCGCGTGTTGTTTACCGCCGAATCGGCGGGTCGCCGCGAGGTGCTGCTGGAGTTGCTCGAACGCCTCAAGCTGCGCCCGCAGACGGTCGACAGCTGGAGCGCCTTCGTTGCCGGCAAAGCGCGCCTGGCGATCACCATCGCGCCGCTGGACGAAGGCCTGTTGCTTGACGACCCCGCCATTGCCCTGGTCGCCGAGAGCCCGCTGTTCGGCCAGCGAGTGATGCAACGCCGGCGCCGGGAAAAACGCAGCGACGGCAACAACGATGCGGTCATCAAGAACCTCACCGAGCTGCGCGAAGGCGCGCCGGTGGTGCATATCGACCACGGCGTGGGCCGCTACCTGGGCCTGGCGACCCTGGAGATCGACAACCAGGCCGCCGAGTTTCTCACCCTCGCATATGCCGAGGGCGCCAAGCTCTACGTGCCGGTGGCCAACCTGCACCTGATCGCCCGCTACACCGGCAGCGATGACGCCCTGGCACCGTTGCACCGCCTGGGCTCCGAGGCCTGGCAGAAGGCCAAGCGCAAGGCTGCCGAGCAAGTGCGCGACGTCGCCGCCGAGCTGCTCGACATCTATGCCCGCCGCGCGGCGCGCAAAGGCTATGCCTTCGCCGACCCTTCGGCCGACTACGCCACCTTCAGCGCCGGCTTCCCGTTTGAAGAAACACCCGATCAACAAAGCGCCATCGAAGCGGTTCGCGACGACATGCTGGCCGCCAAGCCCATGGACCGCCTGGTCTGTGGCGACGTCGGCTTCGGCAAGACCGAAGTCGCCATGCGCGCCGCCTTCATCGCCGTGCACGGCGGTCGCCAGGTGGCCATCCTGGTACCCACCACCCTGCTCGCCCAGCAGCACTACAACAGCTTTCGCGACCGCTTCGCCGACTGGCCGGTGACCGTCGAAGTGATGAGTCGCTTCAAGTCGCCCAAGGAAGTCGCCACCGCCGTCGCCGACCTCGCCGAAGGCAAGATCGACATCGTCATTGGTACCCACAAGCTGTTGCAGGACGACGTCAAGATCAAGGACCTTGGCCTGGTGATCATCGACGAGGAACACCGCTTCGGTGTGCGCCAGAAAGAACAGCTCAAGGCCTTGCGCAGCGAGGTCGACATTCTCACCCTCACCGCGACGCCGATTCCGCGCACCTTGAACATGGCCGTCGCCGGCATGCGCGACTTGTCGATCATTGCCACCCCGCCAGCGCGACGCCTGTCGGTGCGCACCTTCGTCATGGAGCAGAACAAGAGCACGGTCAAGGAAGCGCTGCTGCGTGAGCTGCTGCGCGGTGGCCAGGTCTACTACCTGCACAACGATGTGAAGAGCATCGAAAAATGCGCCGCCGACCTCGCCGAGCTGGTGCCCGAAGCCCGTATCGGTATCGGCCACGGGCAGATGCGCGAACGCGAACTCGAACAGGTGATGAGCGACTTCTACCACAAGCGCTTCAACGTGCTGATCGCCTCGACCATCATCGAGACCGGCATCGACGTACCCAGCGCCAACACCATCATCATCGAGCGGGCCGACAAGTTCGGCCTGGCCCAGTTGCACCAGTTGCGCGGCCGGGTCGGGCGCAGCCACCACCAGGCTTACGCCTACCTGCTCACCCCGCCACGCCAGCAGATCACCCCAGACGCCGAAAAGCGCCTGGAAGCCATCGCCAACACCCAGGACCTGGGCGCCGGGTTTGTGCTGGCCACCAACGACCTGGAGATCCGCGGCGCCGGTGAGCTGCTCGGCGAAGGCCAGAGCGGCCAGATCCAGGCGGTCGGCTTTACCCTGTACATGGAAATGCTCGAGCGCGCGGTCAAGGCCATTCGCAAGGGTACCCAGCCCAACCTCGACCAGCCCCTGGGCGGCGGCCCGGAAATCAACCTGCGCCTGCCGGCATTGATTCCCGAAGACTACCTGCCGGATGTACATGCGCGACTGATCCTGTACAAGCGCATCGCCTCGGCGGTGGACGAAGACGGCCTCAAGGACCTGCAGGTGGAAATGATCGACCGCTTCGGCCTGCTGCCGGAGCCGACCAAGAACCTGGTGCGCCTGACCCTGCTCAAGCTGCAGGCCGAAAAGCTCGGCATCAAGAAGGTCGATGCCGGCCCCAACGGCGGCAAGATCGAGTTCGAGGCCCAGACCCCGGTCGACCCACTGGTGCTGATCAAGTTGATCCAGGGCCAGCCCAAACGCTACAAGTTCGAAGGCGCCACCCAGTTCAAGTTCATGGTGCCGATGGAGCGCCCGGAAGAACGCTTCAACAACCTCGAGGCGCTGTTCGAGCGCCTGACCCCACAATCTGCGTGA
- a CDS encoding CsiV family protein, translating to MRAIRCLPLLLALFAPAAFAESVYQVEMILVRQNAVPAITSQFAPEDWSNGAQAPAEGDIRQPVMTDEAAKLAADPSQYTVLLHKAWQQDAGAVAISEGKEQFGQFPIEGNLSVTEDRFIAVDASFWVNQFDSNGSVIQSEQLKQSNSTVKNGELTFLDGGHLALLLKVTANRPVSAPAPAPEMMEQ from the coding sequence ATGCGTGCCATTCGCTGCCTGCCCCTGCTGCTGGCCTTGTTCGCTCCGGCGGCCTTCGCTGAAAGCGTTTATCAGGTCGAAATGATTCTGGTGCGGCAGAACGCCGTGCCGGCAATTACCAGCCAGTTTGCCCCCGAAGACTGGAGCAACGGTGCACAGGCGCCTGCCGAAGGCGATATCCGCCAGCCCGTGATGACCGATGAGGCCGCCAAGCTTGCCGCCGACCCGAGCCAGTACACCGTACTGCTGCACAAGGCCTGGCAGCAGGATGCCGGCGCCGTGGCCATCAGCGAAGGCAAGGAGCAGTTCGGTCAATTCCCCATCGAGGGCAACCTGAGCGTGACGGAAGATCGCTTCATCGCCGTCGACGCCAGCTTCTGGGTCAACCAGTTCGACAGCAACGGCAGCGTGATCCAGAGCGAGCAGCTCAAGCAGAGCAACAGCACGGTAAAGAACGGCGAACTGACCTTCCTGGACGGCGGCCACCTGGCGCTGCTGCTGAAAGTGACCGCCAACCGGCCAGTCAGCGCCCCCGCTCCTGCGCCGGAGATGATGGAGCAGTAG